A stretch of the Sulfurospirillum sp. UCH001 genome encodes the following:
- the gmhB gene encoding D-glycero-beta-D-manno-heptose 1,7-bisphosphate 7-phosphatase → MQKAIFLDRDGVINVDKAYVYKVEDFEFCNGIFEALSHFQKLGYLLIIVTNQSGIGRGYYREEDFQTLSRWMRKELLDANIKLDAIYHCPHDPEANCTCRKPKSGMFEEAIKTFDIDVKSSWMIGDKTSDIEAAKGAKIENTIFLGEDQNSGAKYCVNLVLDTIDLIQY, encoded by the coding sequence GTGCAGAAAGCTATTTTTTTAGATCGTGATGGTGTTATCAATGTCGATAAAGCGTATGTCTATAAAGTCGAAGATTTTGAGTTTTGCAATGGAATATTTGAAGCGCTAAGTCATTTTCAAAAGCTTGGTTATCTACTTATTATTGTGACCAATCAGTCAGGCATTGGGCGAGGATATTACCGCGAGGAAGATTTTCAGACCTTAAGTAGATGGATGCGAAAAGAGCTTTTAGATGCCAACATCAAACTGGATGCTATCTATCATTGTCCGCATGATCCTGAAGCAAACTGCACTTGTCGAAAGCCTAAAAGTGGTATGTTTGAAGAGGCCATTAAGACGTTTGATATTGATGTAAAAAGCTCATGGATGATCGGCGATAAAACAAGTGATATAGAAGCCGCAAAGGGTGCGAAGATAGAAAACACGATCTTTCTTGGTGAAGATCAAAACAGTGGGGCTAAATATTGCGTTAATTTAGTTTTGGATACAATAGACCTTATTCAATATTAA
- a CDS encoding c-type cytochrome has translation MKKVCTILAIAAVSSLMAADGAAIYQSKCFSCHGDKAAKAALNKSQIIAGWDAAKIVASVNGYKDGSYGGAMKGVMKPIASGLSDEDLKAVAATIASYK, from the coding sequence ATGAAAAAAGTTTGCACAATTTTAGCAATTGCAGCAGTATCTAGTTTGATGGCAGCCGATGGCGCAGCGATCTACCAATCAAAATGTTTTTCCTGTCACGGAGATAAAGCAGCTAAAGCAGCACTCAATAAATCACAAATCATTGCAGGTTGGGATGCAGCAAAAATCGTTGCGTCTGTTAACGGATATAAAGATGGCAGTTACGGTGGTGCAATGAAAGGCGTTATGAAACCTATCGCATCTGGTTTGAGTGATGAAGATCTTAAAGCAGTAGCAGCAACTATCGCTTCATACAAATAA
- the ccoS gene encoding cbb3-type cytochrome oxidase assembly protein CcoS, which produces MDGWIIAMMLCASTLLGAFGLWALLWGIKSGQFDDHKKFLDGTQFDSEESLNDAVMMERKKAEILKQKEKKETGYAPPD; this is translated from the coding sequence ATGGATGGTTGGATTATTGCAATGATGTTATGTGCTTCTACACTTTTAGGAGCATTTGGTTTATGGGCGCTTTTGTGGGGAATAAAAAGTGGACAATTTGATGATCATAAAAAGTTTTTAGATGGTACACAGTTCGATAGTGAAGAATCGTTAAATGATGCGGTTATGATGGAACGTAAAAAAGCGGAGATTTTAAAACAAAAAGAGAAAAAAGAGACGGGATACGCCCCGCCAGATTGA
- a CDS encoding heavy metal translocating P-type ATPase: MSKQRCDHCHLEYDSSMLLQDTTFQTPKFFCCKGCQGVFHLLKDEGLDTFYKKMGDTTLEPPKATMDDASRFDLDGFISKYVKTTKEGLNEIALIIEGIHCSACVWLNEKVLSKQEGIVEVSINYTNHKAKIVWDGSLIKLSQIIETIRSIGYNAYPYDPKSGEERATAQRREYYSKLLVGIFATMNVMWIAIAQYAGYFTGMESNIKNILNFAEFILATPTLFYTGSIYFKGAYYGIKHRYITMDFLVATGATLTYIFSLYAMFSRNAEVYFDSVTMIITFVFAGKYLEVLTKKKAVDTLDAFGSAMPTEVTLIKGDEKILTSVESIEVGEIIEVRAGDKVAIDGIILEGEGSFDLSRLSGESIPVLAQKGDKILSGSICLDSVIRYQATNTFSSSMLSKLVTLLEDAMNKKPKIEKLANQISGYFSRTILLLAFSTLLFWSYQSSSFETGLIIAISVIVIACPCALSLATPVATLVGLGLAAKRGILFKEAGFIESMAKCDTLVLDKTGTITKGKPEVVEHLYLHNFDHSLLYALVSSSTHPISQGIVRFLQDSGTTLALKQLEHIKTVEAKGVKAFFEGHKLLGGNAKMMEEEGIMVALPHNLDTLSHYFFALDGVLVASFGLRDSLKEGACESIAALKELGLHVIMLSGDHLKVTQEIAKEAGIETYEAALLPHEKAAYIEALRREGKKVVMAGDGINDTLALSQSEIAIAMGSGADVAVDVSDVVLTNDSVNSLYEAFLIARKSLRVVKENLLFSLLYNVITVPLAMSGYVIPLFAALSMSLSSLVVVGNSMRIKNVLKRL; the protein is encoded by the coding sequence ATGAGCAAACAACGTTGCGATCACTGCCATTTAGAATATGACTCTTCTATGTTACTTCAAGACACAACTTTTCAAACTCCCAAATTTTTTTGCTGCAAGGGATGTCAAGGTGTTTTTCATCTTTTAAAAGATGAAGGGCTTGACACTTTTTATAAAAAGATGGGCGACACTACCCTTGAACCCCCTAAAGCAACCATGGATGATGCCAGTCGTTTTGACTTGGATGGCTTTATCTCTAAATATGTTAAAACCACAAAAGAAGGTTTAAATGAGATTGCTCTCATTATAGAAGGAATTCATTGCAGCGCATGTGTGTGGTTGAATGAAAAAGTGCTTTCCAAGCAAGAAGGCATTGTTGAAGTGAGCATTAACTATACGAACCATAAAGCAAAAATTGTGTGGGATGGTTCATTGATTAAGCTCTCACAGATTATTGAAACCATTCGTAGCATTGGCTATAACGCCTATCCGTACGACCCTAAAAGTGGAGAAGAAAGAGCAACCGCGCAGCGCAGGGAGTATTATTCTAAACTACTTGTAGGTATTTTCGCGACCATGAATGTCATGTGGATTGCTATCGCGCAGTACGCAGGGTACTTCACGGGTATGGAAAGCAATATTAAAAACATTCTCAATTTTGCGGAGTTTATTTTAGCGACACCAACGCTTTTTTATACAGGTTCGATTTATTTCAAAGGGGCCTACTATGGCATTAAACATCGTTATATAACGATGGACTTTTTAGTGGCGACAGGGGCAACACTAACGTATATTTTTTCCCTTTATGCGATGTTCTCTCGTAATGCCGAGGTTTATTTTGATTCCGTGACGATGATTATCACCTTCGTGTTTGCAGGGAAATACTTAGAAGTTTTAACCAAGAAAAAAGCAGTCGATACGCTTGATGCGTTTGGAAGCGCTATGCCGACAGAGGTAACACTCATTAAAGGGGATGAGAAGATTTTAACCAGTGTGGAGAGCATTGAAGTAGGCGAAATCATTGAAGTAAGAGCAGGCGATAAAGTTGCAATTGATGGCATAATTCTTGAAGGCGAGGGCTCTTTTGATCTTTCTCGTTTAAGTGGCGAATCCATCCCTGTACTCGCACAAAAAGGCGATAAAATCCTAAGTGGTTCCATTTGTTTAGACAGTGTTATTCGCTACCAAGCGACCAATACATTCTCTTCCTCGATGCTTTCAAAGCTCGTGACATTGCTCGAAGATGCCATGAATAAAAAGCCAAAAATTGAAAAACTCGCCAATCAAATTTCAGGATATTTTTCCAGAACCATCTTGCTCTTAGCATTTTCGACATTGCTGTTTTGGTCTTATCAGAGTAGTTCATTTGAAACAGGTTTAATTATTGCCATTTCTGTTATTGTCATTGCGTGCCCTTGTGCCCTCTCTTTGGCAACACCTGTGGCAACATTGGTAGGACTAGGATTGGCAGCTAAGCGAGGTATTTTATTTAAGGAAGCAGGCTTTATAGAAAGTATGGCAAAGTGCGATACATTAGTCCTTGATAAAACAGGAACGATAACCAAAGGAAAGCCAGAAGTTGTTGAACATCTGTATCTGCACAATTTTGACCACTCTTTGTTGTATGCGTTGGTGAGCAGTTCGACACATCCTATTAGCCAAGGCATTGTACGTTTTTTACAAGACTCTGGGACCACTTTGGCATTGAAGCAGTTAGAGCACATTAAAACGGTGGAAGCTAAAGGCGTAAAGGCATTTTTTGAGGGACATAAGCTTTTAGGTGGCAATGCCAAAATGATGGAAGAAGAGGGCATTATGGTTGCGTTACCTCACAATTTAGACACTTTAAGTCACTACTTCTTTGCACTTGATGGTGTGTTGGTTGCTAGCTTTGGATTACGCGATAGCCTCAAAGAAGGCGCTTGTGAGAGTATTGCTGCGCTCAAAGAGCTTGGACTGCATGTTATCATGCTAAGTGGAGATCATCTAAAAGTTACCCAAGAGATTGCAAAAGAAGCAGGCATTGAGACGTATGAAGCCGCACTTTTACCTCATGAAAAAGCAGCATATATCGAAGCTTTACGCCGAGAAGGTAAAAAGGTGGTCATGGCTGGAGATGGCATCAACGATACACTAGCGCTTTCGCAGAGTGAAATAGCCATTGCTATGGGAAGTGGAGCGGATGTTGCGGTGGATGTAAGTGATGTTGTACTGACCAATGATAGCGTCAATAGCCTATATGAAGCATTTCTCATCGCACGCAAAAGCTTACGTGTGGTGAAAGAGAATTTGCTCTTTTCGCTTCTCTACAATGTCATCACTGTTCCTTTAGCCATGAGTGGTTATGTAATACCGCTGTTTGCGGCACTTTCAATGTCTTTAAGTTCACTGGTTGTGGTTGGAAATTCGATGCGTATTAAAAATGTTCTAAAAAGGCTTTAG
- a CDS encoding EAL domain-containing protein has translation MENLKRLYVKAGLFLAIALCPIYISMWYNQHILASIFLTLMSSLSFYFVIKLLKSNTKLKNELRKNLYIDLNTKLPNRLKLLKDNKKLDPNIDSTLIIINIDSFQNTNNFYGHNFGDKFLKVIGEWLSNNLPPVEASLYKFEADIYAILIRVPFSEYNLKKYLKKISMKITKDRIICDDVEVDTTLSIGAHQGKKSLLKLASIACKEAKNKRLSYMIYDKSSHKEAEYHHNMTMNHTLKEALAKDYVVPFFQPILNLRTNEIEKFETLMRIKKENGNYYVPAEFLEVAKHSKIYSKLSMSLIQKAFETFQISSSGFSINLSYLDMTNIVTTTFIIEKLEEFNVGPWVIFEILESDGIENYEAIAKFIDQVKSYGAKIAIDDFGAGYSNFERLTELRVDFIKIDGSLIKNIHQNEETKIIVKTIVNFAKELNIKTIAEYVHSNEVLMCVNEIGIDYAQGFYIGKPHPELPTNAQ, from the coding sequence GTGGAGAATCTCAAAAGACTCTATGTCAAAGCAGGACTTTTCCTAGCTATTGCATTGTGTCCTATTTACATTTCAATGTGGTACAATCAACACATTCTAGCCTCTATCTTTCTTACCCTTATGTCAAGTCTCAGCTTCTACTTTGTGATAAAACTACTTAAAAGTAACACTAAACTTAAAAATGAATTACGGAAAAACCTCTATATCGACCTCAACACCAAGCTTCCAAACCGCCTTAAACTTCTCAAAGACAACAAAAAGCTAGATCCAAATATCGATTCGACACTTATTATTATCAACATTGACTCTTTTCAAAACACAAACAATTTTTACGGGCATAACTTTGGAGATAAATTTTTAAAAGTTATCGGTGAGTGGCTTTCAAACAACCTTCCACCTGTTGAGGCTTCATTGTATAAATTTGAAGCTGATATATACGCCATTCTCATTCGTGTTCCTTTTAGCGAATACAACCTCAAGAAATACCTTAAAAAGATCTCGATGAAAATTACCAAAGATCGCATTATTTGCGATGATGTTGAAGTAGACACCACACTCAGCATTGGTGCACATCAAGGCAAAAAAAGCCTTTTAAAGCTTGCATCTATCGCGTGTAAAGAGGCCAAAAATAAACGTCTTTCATATATGATTTACGATAAAAGCAGCCACAAAGAAGCCGAATACCACCACAACATGACCATGAATCATACCCTTAAAGAAGCCCTTGCAAAAGATTATGTGGTACCTTTTTTCCAACCCATCCTTAACCTTCGCACAAATGAAATTGAAAAATTCGAAACACTGATGCGGATTAAAAAAGAAAATGGCAATTATTATGTGCCAGCAGAATTTCTAGAGGTTGCTAAACATTCCAAAATTTATTCAAAACTCTCGATGTCTCTGATTCAAAAAGCGTTTGAAACGTTTCAAATTTCTTCCAGTGGTTTTTCCATTAACCTCTCTTATCTTGATATGACGAACATTGTAACAACAACCTTTATCATAGAGAAACTTGAAGAGTTCAACGTAGGACCATGGGTCATCTTTGAAATTTTAGAGAGTGATGGTATTGAAAACTATGAAGCCATTGCAAAGTTTATTGACCAAGTCAAATCTTACGGTGCGAAAATTGCCATTGATGATTTTGGTGCAGGCTACTCTAACTTTGAGCGCCTTACAGAACTAAGGGTTGATTTTATAAAGATCGATGGAAGCCTCATCAAAAACATCCATCAAAATGAAGAGACAAAGATTATCGTTAAAACCATTGTAAATTTTGCGAAAGAGCTCAATATCAAAACCATTGCTGAGTATGTTCACTCCAATGAAGTGCTTATGTGTGTCAATGAAATTGGAATTGATTATGCGCAGGGTTTTTACATTGGAAAACCGCATCCTGAACTTCCTACTAACGCGCAGTAA
- a CDS encoding DMT family transporter yields MQVYVLLVLCVLFWSANFVLGRFVAGAIEPWELAFFRWLGVFVVTLPFLLFHGKKIWTALKHHFWILALLSALGIAGFNTLLYIGLQYTTATNALLINSSIPIIILFLSFLILKTSISSRQIVGIVFSTFGVIFLVLKGDMQSIFSLRFNSGDLWVIASSLCWASYSVLVKFRPTSLSSFEFFITTVCLGVIMLLPFYMAQGYSLEREVMILCNYAWVIAYVVLVTSILCYYLWHKGIAQIGADKTGQFTHLMPLFGSFLAYIFLDERLEWYHLGGIVFIFGGIYLCLRVKKVTAR; encoded by the coding sequence ATGCAAGTCTATGTTCTTTTGGTATTGTGTGTGCTTTTTTGGTCTGCAAACTTTGTACTCGGGCGTTTTGTCGCAGGTGCTATTGAGCCATGGGAGTTAGCCTTTTTTCGATGGCTTGGTGTTTTTGTGGTCACACTTCCTTTTTTGCTTTTTCATGGTAAAAAAATTTGGACAGCACTAAAACATCATTTTTGGATTTTAGCTCTTCTCTCAGCACTGGGTATTGCAGGTTTTAATACACTGCTTTACATTGGATTGCAATACACTACGGCGACCAATGCTTTGTTGATTAACTCTTCTATTCCTATTATTATTCTTTTTCTTTCGTTTCTCATCCTTAAAACTTCGATTTCATCACGACAGATTGTTGGTATTGTCTTTTCAACGTTTGGTGTTATTTTTTTAGTGCTTAAAGGAGATATGCAGAGTATTTTCTCGTTGCGTTTCAATTCGGGCGATTTATGGGTGATTGCATCGTCATTATGTTGGGCAAGTTACAGCGTCTTAGTCAAATTTCGTCCAACGTCATTGAGCAGTTTTGAATTTTTTATCACAACGGTGTGTTTAGGCGTAATCATGCTTTTGCCTTTTTATATGGCACAAGGTTATAGCTTAGAGCGTGAAGTCATGATACTTTGTAACTACGCTTGGGTGATTGCGTATGTGGTGCTTGTTACTTCAATTTTATGTTACTACTTATGGCATAAGGGTATAGCGCAGATAGGGGCGGATAAGACAGGTCAATTTACCCATTTGATGCCATTGTTTGGAAGTTTTTTAGCCTATATATTTTTAGATGAACGATTGGAGTGGTACCATTTAGGGGGTATCGTTTTTATCTTTGGGGGAATATATCTTTGTTTACGTGTTAAAAAGGTTACTGCGCGTTAG
- a CDS encoding HD-GYP domain-containing protein, producing the protein MHNQLNLRELTYALSTALDYVSIDDTTHGKRVAYIACEIGKKLGWRQSKLDKVMLMAMLHDCGVSSTEMHDCLINYLDWEDSYLHCARGASLLKDVPIYSDFADVIAFHHTCWEHFLPHIDEEIKLYANLIYLSDRIDAMHVKFGAQLSHEKEHIRATIKKETPSMFSPKLTEAFIQLSYTDQFWYYLEPDAIHYYFRDWIDHGEILAVSFELLKKIALMFADIVDAKIPYQKHHTLKVATLARYIAELCELTLQEKEAVEIAALLHDLGKLRIPDETLLKTTPLNEKEIRQIRRHGFDAQIILGQIKGFEKIAQIVSMHHETLDAKGYPANLEEAKIPLEARIVYLANTFVNLINQENAEHILHPKELCETLEKMANEHQVDSVIVNTITTHFESCYAKVSFT; encoded by the coding sequence ATGCACAATCAACTTAATTTACGAGAGCTTACCTACGCACTCTCAACCGCACTTGATTATGTGAGCATTGATGACACCACACACGGAAAACGTGTAGCCTACATTGCGTGTGAAATAGGCAAAAAACTAGGATGGCGTCAATCAAAACTCGATAAAGTCATGCTCATGGCTATGCTACATGATTGTGGCGTTTCATCAACTGAAATGCACGATTGTCTTATCAATTATCTTGATTGGGAAGATTCCTACTTGCACTGTGCACGTGGAGCCTCTTTGCTCAAAGACGTTCCTATTTACAGTGATTTTGCAGATGTCATTGCTTTTCATCATACTTGTTGGGAGCACTTTTTACCTCATATTGATGAAGAAATAAAGCTCTATGCAAATCTCATTTATCTAAGTGATCGCATTGATGCAATGCACGTAAAATTTGGAGCGCAACTTAGCCATGAAAAAGAGCATATTCGAGCGACCATAAAAAAAGAAACACCTTCTATGTTTTCACCAAAACTCACAGAAGCTTTTATACAGCTCTCCTATACCGATCAGTTTTGGTACTATTTAGAGCCAGACGCCATTCATTATTATTTTAGAGATTGGATCGATCATGGAGAAATCCTTGCTGTATCATTTGAGCTTCTCAAAAAAATTGCACTCATGTTTGCAGACATTGTCGATGCAAAAATCCCTTACCAAAAACACCATACGTTAAAAGTAGCAACTCTAGCGCGTTATATCGCAGAATTATGCGAGCTTACGCTACAAGAAAAAGAAGCCGTTGAGATAGCGGCTCTGTTACATGATTTGGGAAAATTACGTATCCCTGATGAAACGCTTCTCAAGACAACACCTCTCAATGAAAAAGAGATACGCCAAATCAGAAGGCATGGATTTGATGCACAAATTATTTTAGGACAGATCAAAGGTTTTGAAAAAATAGCACAAATTGTTTCCATGCATCATGAAACACTTGATGCCAAAGGCTATCCAGCAAATCTTGAAGAGGCAAAAATTCCGCTTGAGGCGCGTATTGTCTATCTTGCAAATACCTTTGTCAATCTTATCAATCAAGAAAATGCAGAGCACATTTTACATCCTAAAGAGCTCTGTGAAACCTTGGAGAAAATGGCCAATGAACATCAAGTGGATTCAGTCATTGTAAATACCATAACAACGCATTTTGAAAGCTGTTATGCAAAAGTATCATTTACGTAA